The following coding sequences are from one Triticum dicoccoides isolate Atlit2015 ecotype Zavitan chromosome 4A, WEW_v2.0, whole genome shotgun sequence window:
- the LOC119285680 gene encoding DEAD-box ATP-dependent RNA helicase 52C-like, with protein sequence MAAPSRTSWADVADAEPAPPAPVPAAAPATSNGPARADRSSYVPPHLRNRSSNAPPVSSAPPPRAAPGLLGRPTGGVGGRFGGGGAPPRRWDREPNPFGDEEEVPAEPVPFDEHQNTGINFEAYEDIPVETSGREVPPAVGTFAEIDLGAALNDNIRRCKYVRPTPVQRHAIPISLAGRDLMACAQTGSGKTAAFCFPIISGIMRGPPMQRSQRGGSRTACPLALILSPTRELSMQIHEEARKFSYQTGVRVVVAYGGAPITQQLRDLERGVDILVATPGRLVDLLERARVSLQSIRYLALDEADRMLDMGFEPQVRRIVEQMDMPPRGVRQTLLFSATFPGEIQRMASDFLENYIFLAVGRVGSSTELIAQRVEFVQEADKRSHLMDLLHAQRDSSEQGKQALTLVFVETKRGADSLENWLCTNGFPATSIHGDRNQQEREYALRSFKSGQTPILVATDVAARGLDIPHVAHVVNFDLPNDIDDYVHRIGRTGRAGKSGIATAFFNDNNSSMAKSLADLMQESNQEVPAWLTRYAARPSYGGGGGRNRRGAGGGSRFGGRDFRRESSSFGKGGGASDYAGGSSYGGGGYGGAGAPSAWD encoded by the exons ATGGCGGCCCCCTCCCGCACCTCCTGGGCCGACGTTGCCGAcgctgaaccggcccctcctgctcCCGTTCCAGCGGCGGCGCCTGCCACATCCAACGGCCCCGCGCGTGCCGACCGCTCCTCTTACGTCCCTCCCCACCTCCGCAATCGCTCCTCCAACGCGCCTCCGGTGTCCTCCGCTCCACCCCCGCGCGCCGCGCCCGGCCTCCTCGGCCGCCCCACCGGCGGCGTCGGTGGGAGGTTCGGGGGAGGCGGGGCCCCACCTCGTAGGTGGGACCGGGAGCCCAACCCTTTCGGGGACGAGGAGGAGGTGCCGGCGGAGCCCGTGCCTTTCGACGAGCACCAGAACACGGGGATCAACTTTGAAGCGTACGAGGACATCCCCGTCGAGACCAGCGGCCGGGAGGTTCCGCCCGCCGTGGGCACGTTCGCGGAGATCGACCTCGGCGCCGCGCTGAACGACAACATTCGCCGGTGCAAGTACGTGCGGCCCACGCCCGTGCAGCGCCATGCCATCCCGATCTCGCTGGCTGGGCGAGATCTCATGGCTTGCGCGCAGACTGGATCGGGGAAAACGGCCGCCTTCTGCTTCCCCATCATCAGCGGCATCATGCGGGGCCCGCCCATGCAGCGGTCACAGCGGGGCGGGAGTAGGACCGCCTGCCCTCTTGCCCTCATCTTGTCGCCCACAAGAGAGCTGTCAATGCAG ATTCATGAAGAGGCGAGAAAATTTTCATATCAGACAGGTGTCAGGGTAGTGGTTGCGTATGGCGGGGCCCCTATTACCCAGCAG TTGAGAGATCTTGAGAGGGGTGTTGACATTCTTGTGGCTACTCCTGGTCGTTTGGTTGATTTACTGGAAAGGGCAAGAGTATCCTTACAGTCGATTAGATACCTTGCCCTTGATGAGGCGGATAGAATGCTGGATATGGGGTTTGAGCCGCAAGTTCGGAGAATTGTTGAGCAAATGGACATGCCTCCACGAGGTGTCAGGCAGACGTTATTGTTTAGCGCTACATTCCCGGGAGAAATACAG AGAATGGCATCTGACTTTCTGGAGAACTACATATTCCTGGCTGTTGGAAGGGTCGGGTCAAGTACTGAGTTGATTGCCCAGAGAGTTGAGTTTGTACAGGAGGCAGATAAAAGAAGTCACTTGATGGATCTGCTCCATGCGCAAAGAGACAGTTCAGAACAAGGGAAG CAAGCTCTCACACTTGTCTTTGTGGAGACCAAAAGGGGTGCCGACTCACTGGAGAACTGGTTGTGTACGAATGGATTTCCAGCGACTTCTATTCATGGTGATAGAAACCAGCAG GAAAGAGAATATGCTTTGAGATCCTTCAAGAGTGGTCAAACTCCAATTCTAGTTGCAACTGATGTGGCGGCCCGGGGCCTCGACATTCCTCATGTTGCTCATGTTGTGAACTTTGATCTCCCCAATGATATTGATGACTACGTACACAGGATTGGTCGTACAGGGAGGGCAGGAAAAAGTGGAATTGCGACTGCTTTCTTTAATGACAACAACTCTTCGATGGCAAAGTCTCTAGCTGACCTAATGCAAGAATCTAATCAGGAGGTACCTGCATGGCTTACTCGCTATGCAGCTCGCCCAtcctatggtggtggtggtggaaggaaCAGACGTGGTGCCGGAGGTGGGAGCCGCTTTGGTGGCCGTGACTTCCGTAGGGAATCTTCTTCCTTTGGCAAGGGTGGTGGCGCCAGTGACTATGCTGGAGGCAGCAGCTACGGGGGTGGTGGCTATGGTGGTGCTGGAGCTCCCAGTGCCTGGGATTAA